One Parcubacteria group bacterium DNA window includes the following coding sequences:
- a CDS encoding alanine dehydrogenase, producing MARSSRIGILRERMDGEHRVALTPDGVRALRADGHIVYVEMGAGAGSGFSDDEYRAVGAALAPTTEHVVRNSGVVVKVKGLLPEESPLLPLLHGKTLCCFPHFAGTSREWLQRFLDEQITVFGYETVRDDNGRFPILAPMSAIAGVAAVQYGAHYLQKYCGGLGVLLGNFSPTGHIMTPRILTDFPRAHVVIIGGGIAGYHAAETACGAGALVTLFEKNPETRKYLAGHYRNNLNVIVAGDHPDNKDLFPQSLQNADMVVSAVASPGAHAPVVLTKERVRLMKCGAVIVDIAIDQGGSVEGMVGPTTHKEPIRVLENKVLYCAIPNIPGQFPRQSTPAFSRALLPILSTLAAEGLTLGVLRHPVLESGIQTHTGFITNVAVANDLGMVDGYRNVRDVI from the coding sequence ATGGCGCGCAGTTCTCGTATTGGCATCCTTCGCGAGCGCATGGATGGCGAGCACAGAGTGGCTCTCACACCCGATGGTGTTCGCGCGTTACGTGCAGATGGTCATATTGTCTATGTTGAGATGGGTGCTGGAGCGGGGTCAGGTTTCTCGGATGATGAATACAGAGCAGTTGGAGCTGCACTCGCCCCCACCACTGAACATGTTGTTCGTAACTCAGGCGTTGTCGTCAAAGTAAAGGGTCTTCTTCCCGAAGAATCGCCACTACTCCCACTCCTTCACGGCAAAACACTTTGTTGTTTTCCGCACTTTGCTGGTACATCAAGAGAGTGGCTACAACGTTTCTTGGACGAACAAATCACCGTGTTTGGTTACGAGACGGTCCGCGATGACAACGGGAGGTTCCCCATACTTGCTCCGATGAGCGCGATTGCAGGTGTTGCTGCTGTACAATACGGCGCGCACTATCTTCAGAAATATTGCGGCGGGCTCGGTGTCCTACTCGGGAATTTTTCACCCACCGGTCACATCATGACGCCGCGGATCCTCACGGATTTTCCAAGGGCACACGTCGTCATCATTGGAGGTGGTATTGCAGGATATCATGCCGCAGAGACTGCGTGTGGGGCGGGTGCCCTTGTTACCTTGTTTGAGAAAAACCCCGAGACGCGCAAATACCTAGCGGGGCATTATAGAAACAATCTAAATGTCATTGTTGCAGGAGATCATCCTGATAACAAAGACCTGTTTCCGCAGTCGCTTCAAAATGCAGACATGGTCGTGAGCGCTGTCGCAAGTCCGGGAGCTCACGCTCCAGTCGTTCTCACAAAAGAACGTGTGCGTTTGATGAAATGCGGAGCAGTTATTGTCGATATCGCTATTGATCAGGGTGGTTCGGTGGAAGGGATGGTGGGCCCCACGACACACAAGGAGCCCATACGTGTGCTGGAGAACAAAGTCTTATACTGCGCAATCCCCAATATCCCAGGACAATTTCCTCGACAATCGACTCCCGCATTCTCACGAGCGCTTCTGCCAATTCTTTCGACACTTGCCGCGGAAGGGTTAACGCTAGGGGTACTAAGACATCCAGTCCTTGAGTCAGGTATCCAAACGCATACCGGGTTTATCACAAATGTGGCCGTTGCTAACGATCTTGGTATGGTAGACGGTTATCGCAATGTAAGAGATGTTATCTAA
- a CDS encoding NAD-dependent epimerase/dehydratase family protein → MSTPGKILVTGAGGQVGSDLTTALRQRYGDGNVVASDKNDLEHVGLWRRLDTSDKDELNEVVVDYGVGTIFHLAAVLSAVAEKEPVRAWRVNMDGLLNVLETARAHRCRVFFPSSIGTFGPLSPRMNTPQDTIQRPNTMYGITKLTGELLCDYYHRHHGVDTRGIRYPGIISWSHTPGGGTTDYAVEIFKAALTRGHYECYLKPETALPMIYMPDAVRAAIELMEAPETRLMHRNGFNVTAMSFTPRELALEIRNFIPTFRMTYKIDPARQAIADSWPQSLDDSAARHEWGWNHVFDLEPMVADMLNKLSAKGRV, encoded by the coding sequence ATGAGTACGCCAGGAAAAATCTTGGTAACAGGGGCTGGGGGACAGGTTGGTTCTGATCTGACCACAGCGCTTAGGCAGAGATACGGCGATGGAAACGTGGTAGCAAGCGACAAGAACGATCTTGAACATGTTGGATTGTGGAGACGCCTTGACACGAGTGACAAAGACGAACTCAATGAGGTTGTTGTCGATTACGGAGTTGGCACCATTTTTCACCTCGCGGCAGTGCTTTCGGCAGTAGCGGAAAAGGAGCCGGTACGAGCATGGAGAGTCAACATGGACGGTCTGTTGAATGTCCTGGAAACCGCTCGTGCTCATAGATGTCGAGTCTTCTTTCCAAGCTCTATTGGCACCTTCGGCCCACTCTCGCCGCGGATGAATACGCCACAAGATACGATTCAGCGCCCCAATACAATGTACGGGATTACAAAGTTGACTGGGGAACTTCTGTGCGACTATTATCACCGTCACCATGGCGTTGACACTCGTGGTATTCGTTACCCAGGGATCATTTCGTGGTCCCACACGCCAGGCGGCGGCACGACAGACTACGCAGTAGAAATCTTCAAGGCGGCCCTCACTCGCGGGCACTACGAATGCTATCTGAAGCCAGAGACTGCGCTCCCGATGATCTACATGCCCGATGCTGTACGCGCCGCCATTGAACTCATGGAGGCTCCCGAGACACGACTCATGCACCGTAACGGATTCAACGTTACCGCCATGAGCTTCACTCCCCGGGAACTTGCCCTAGAGATCAGGAACTTCATTCCGACCTTCAGGATGACCTACAAGATTGATCCGGCTCGGCAAGCCATTGCGGATTCATGGCCACAGTCCCTCGATGATTCCGCTGCACGTCATGAGTGGGGTTGGAATCACGTATTTGATCTAGAGCCAATGGTTGCGGACATGTTGAATAAATTGTCTGCGAAAGGCAGGGTGTAA
- a CDS encoding magnesium transporter CorA family protein, with protein sequence MRSVFEKNGITWVKITEPGKGDFKFIKNLFPFHPLVIESIETPTLHPALEKYKDHLFLILHFPIIYRDQSKNKAVEVDFLITKNALVTLTYESHPQLDELFKKFQKDEEWQNELLGDNTGKLVHGIIEWLMKSLLSDLDFLEETVTDIEDRIFDEKHASIIEEISNARRDILDFRRVTAPHQTILKQLLPQVAKEFYGAEMEPYFVDLARNESKIRHLIENHKETIEALHATNESLTSNRVSKIVTLLTIFSTIILPLNFMASLWGMNHEFLPLRDGPYDFWVLLGLMLLIGSTLIFYFRYKKWL encoded by the coding sequence ATGCGTTCTGTATTTGAGAAAAACGGTATAACGTGGGTAAAGATCACTGAACCCGGGAAGGGCGACTTTAAGTTTATAAAAAATCTCTTTCCTTTTCACCCCCTTGTTATCGAATCCATTGAAACGCCAACACTTCATCCGGCGCTAGAAAAATACAAGGATCACTTATTCCTTATCCTCCACTTCCCGATCATCTACAGAGACCAATCGAAAAATAAGGCGGTTGAAGTAGACTTTCTCATCACTAAGAACGCGCTTGTAACGTTGACGTACGAGTCGCACCCCCAACTCGACGAACTGTTTAAGAAATTTCAGAAAGATGAGGAGTGGCAAAATGAGCTCCTCGGGGATAACACGGGGAAGCTTGTCCACGGCATTATTGAGTGGCTCATGAAGTCACTCTTGAGTGACCTCGATTTCCTTGAAGAGACGGTGACGGACATCGAAGACCGTATCTTTGACGAGAAGCATGCCTCAATCATTGAAGAAATCTCAAACGCAAGGCGCGACATACTTGATTTTCGTCGGGTGACTGCCCCACACCAAACGATTCTAAAGCAACTTTTACCGCAGGTGGCGAAAGAGTTTTATGGTGCCGAGATGGAACCATACTTCGTCGACCTTGCGAGAAATGAAAGTAAAATTAGGCACTTGATTGAAAACCATAAGGAAACTATTGAGGCTTTGCACGCCACAAACGAGTCGCTCACCTCTAACCGAGTCTCTAAGATTGTGACCCTTCTTACTATATTTTCAACCATCATTTTGCCACTTAACTTCATGGCCTCACTTTGGGGAATGAATCATGAGTTCTTGCCGCTTCGGGACGGGCCTTATGATTTTTGGGTCCTTCTAGGATTGATGCTCCTCATCGGGTCAACGCTCATTTTCTATTTCCGCTACAAGAAATGGTTGTAA
- a CDS encoding MFS transporter: protein MNKKNIFYWSLYDFANSVVEIVFFLYFAQWLVVENGVADIWYNLIFAIGSLMLLATAPILGSIADKTGRQQRYLNSITFLTFFCFLGASLTTLFFSGEVVLAALFFLLANYFYQFSFVFYNALLHYIAPREKWGLISGIGQAGNWLGQIVGLLVALPFAEGAVYLIGEVGRAQAFLVPTVLFFVLALPMVFFFRLPKQKEIVADVSLKDEYRSQWKKFKTLIKAPGMGLFLLAYFFFNDAIITASNNFPIFLENVFSIPDDTKSLLLVGILGTSVVGALGSGFVADKIGLKRAVLLVIGSWVVLFPLLGVITDFTLFVVAAIFMGFLFGAIWTVTRAAMIALCPKDQLNFGFSFYTLAERVSTLLGPVAWGLITTLLVPLGPVRYRIALIAMGVFVAIGFYFMRKVHVPELERIHQA, encoded by the coding sequence ATGAATAAGAAAAACATTTTCTATTGGTCCCTCTACGATTTCGCGAACTCTGTTGTCGAGATTGTTTTCTTTCTCTATTTTGCCCAGTGGCTTGTCGTTGAAAATGGAGTTGCCGATATCTGGTACAATTTGATCTTTGCCATCGGTTCACTCATGCTTCTGGCGACTGCGCCTATTTTGGGGAGTATTGCTGACAAAACCGGCCGGCAACAGAGATATTTGAACTCCATCACCTTTCTCACTTTCTTCTGCTTTCTCGGTGCTTCACTCACAACGCTCTTCTTTTCAGGCGAAGTGGTTCTTGCGGCCCTTTTCTTCCTTTTAGCGAATTACTTTTACCAGTTTTCATTTGTTTTTTACAACGCCCTCCTCCACTACATTGCCCCTCGGGAGAAATGGGGCCTTATCTCTGGCATCGGCCAAGCGGGCAATTGGTTGGGACAGATTGTCGGGCTTTTAGTTGCTCTTCCCTTTGCCGAGGGGGCGGTCTATTTGATCGGCGAAGTTGGGCGCGCGCAAGCGTTCCTTGTGCCGACCGTTCTATTCTTTGTCCTCGCTCTTCCAATGGTTTTCTTTTTTAGGTTGCCGAAACAAAAAGAAATCGTGGCAGATGTTAGTTTGAAAGACGAATATCGAAGTCAATGGAAAAAGTTTAAGACACTCATTAAAGCACCGGGCATGGGACTGTTTCTCCTCGCGTACTTCTTTTTCAATGACGCCATCATAACTGCTTCAAATAACTTCCCCATCTTTCTCGAGAATGTGTTTTCTATACCAGACGACACCAAGTCGTTACTTTTGGTGGGTATCCTTGGGACTTCGGTCGTTGGCGCACTCGGCTCTGGCTTCGTTGCAGATAAGATCGGGTTGAAGAGGGCAGTGCTCCTCGTTATTGGGAGCTGGGTCGTGCTCTTTCCACTCCTCGGCGTTATCACTGACTTCACCCTCTTTGTCGTCGCCGCTATTTTCATGGGATTTCTTTTTGGGGCGATTTGGACGGTGACGAGAGCGGCAATGATCGCACTTTGTCCAAAGGACCAGCTTAACTTTGGATTTAGTTTCTACACTCTCGCGGAAAGGGTCTCGACTCTTTTGGGGCCCGTGGCGTGGGGGCTTATCACAACCCTCCTTGTACCCTTGGGGCCAGTTCGTTATAGGATCGCACTCATTGCCATGGGGGTCTTTGTCGCCATTGGGTTTTATTTCATGAGAAAAGTGCATGTTCCGGAGTTGGAACGGATCCATCAAGCATAA
- a CDS encoding HAMP domain-containing histidine kinase gives MDAEENRIPDEGLIKENLLTLSAGLLIGAYAGIAFVAFFVYEVPTRDIEALSVFFSAVSSSTKAFFQFLILFTAFALLGALASYALVLTRTVNKLRREVVVVRTVDKSKDQFISMVLHHIRTPLAGIKWSIKEAFKEAEKQSLGNDGVKSIQDVLLENERVLTAVEHLIEASQASMGRVTYNFKVVPVQDVVTRVKEIVTSLEALVTAKGISLRSDIKVASNSSVKVDMEKVAIVVQTLFENAVSYSDPGGSIAVETEEVASHFIFRITDTGIGIPKEDQAKIFQQFFRTESARRKDPGGFGVGLFIVKTFLKEHGGDIWFTSESGKGTTFSFKIPLITSETEKHLEKL, from the coding sequence ATGGATGCTGAAGAGAACCGCATACCGGATGAGGGATTGATAAAGGAAAACCTACTGACGCTTTCTGCTGGGCTCCTTATTGGTGCCTACGCGGGAATAGCGTTCGTAGCGTTTTTTGTGTATGAAGTGCCCACGCGCGACATCGAGGCACTGAGCGTCTTCTTTAGTGCGGTATCGTCATCAACAAAAGCATTTTTCCAGTTCCTGATACTCTTTACGGCGTTTGCTCTCCTTGGAGCACTTGCGAGTTACGCTCTGGTTCTTACCCGAACTGTGAACAAACTTCGTCGAGAGGTGGTGGTCGTGCGCACCGTAGACAAATCAAAGGATCAGTTCATCTCAATGGTGCTTCACCATATTCGCACCCCACTCGCGGGTATCAAATGGAGTATCAAAGAAGCGTTCAAGGAGGCAGAGAAGCAGAGCCTCGGCAATGATGGTGTCAAAAGCATCCAAGATGTGCTCCTGGAAAATGAACGTGTGCTTACTGCAGTAGAGCATTTAATCGAAGCATCACAGGCAAGCATGGGCAGGGTGACCTACAACTTCAAAGTGGTTCCTGTGCAGGATGTGGTTACGCGCGTGAAGGAAATAGTGACCTCCCTAGAGGCGCTCGTCACCGCCAAAGGTATTTCGCTCCGATCAGACATCAAGGTGGCGTCTAACTCGTCTGTCAAAGTCGATATGGAAAAAGTAGCGATTGTAGTACAGACGCTTTTTGAAAATGCTGTGTCGTATAGCGACCCAGGTGGTTCGATCGCGGTAGAAACAGAAGAAGTTGCCTCTCACTTCATCTTTCGCATTACTGACACTGGTATCGGCATTCCGAAAGAGGATCAGGCAAAGATCTTTCAGCAGTTTTTCCGAACTGAAAGTGCACGACGGAAGGACCCTGGGGGGTTTGGTGTCGGTCTCTTCATTGTAAAAACCTTTCTTAAAGAACATGGTGGCGATATCTGGTTTACCTCCGAGAGTGGAAAGGGGACAACCTTTAGTTTCAAAATCCCGCTTATTACATCAGAGACAGAAAAGCATCTTGAAAAGCTATAG
- a CDS encoding GrpB family protein, producing MSVGLKRGTVKVIPYQKKWAKEFEKEKARILKVCGDKIIAIEHIGSTSVPGLAAKPIIDIAVGVAKLKDAEKLLQPLKKIGYNFYKKFQRQRLFIAKGPDERRTHYLHVMRYNGSKWKTDQLFRNYLRTHSAEVKRYADLKKSLAKEYADDRKSYSDHKNKFIQSIITKAQKY from the coding sequence ATGTCAGTTGGTCTTAAACGTGGCACAGTCAAAGTCATTCCCTATCAGAAGAAATGGGCTAAGGAATTTGAGAAAGAAAAAGCTCGCATTTTGAAGGTATGCGGAGACAAAATCATTGCCATTGAACACATAGGAAGTACATCAGTGCCAGGATTGGCTGCAAAACCGATCATTGATATTGCGGTCGGGGTAGCAAAGCTTAAGGATGCCGAAAAGTTACTACAACCACTTAAAAAGATTGGCTACAATTTTTATAAAAAGTTTCAACGCCAGAGATTGTTTATTGCGAAAGGTCCAGATGAGAGACGTACCCACTATCTCCATGTGATGCGCTACAACGGTTCTAAATGGAAAACAGATCAGCTCTTTCGTAATTACTTGCGCACGCATTCCGCAGAAGTTAAACGATACGCCGATCTTAAAAAAAGTCTTGCCAAAGAATATGCAGACGATAGAAAGAGCTACTCTGACCACAAAAATAAGTTTATACAATCGATTATTACTAAAGCCCAAAAATATTGA
- a CDS encoding aminotransferase class I/II-fold pyridoxal phosphate-dependent enzyme: protein MPTEKLAHVFSAKLRELGATGTLKGNEHVVSAVVPAKDGTGPRVMLLGHGDRTFLKMNSNSYLGLDCDERVITAEVEATHRFGVGPGAVRFISGTSTPHIELERGLASFHEREDAILFSSAYAAVLGTLNALITDKTLVVSDKLNHNSIINAVRLSRPVKSAVYRHLDMSELAWSLDHYAHMAKRACIVTDGIFSMRGDHAPLHEIMAIARAHNDKYEEGVFVVVDDSHGVGAFGPTGRGTEEYVGAKADVLIGTLGKSFGVNGGYVVADGRTVAYLKETAPTYIYSNPITPGEAAAALRALQILDGLEGIERVRIARTLAEHLRFGLEARGFETLGDEHPIVPLLTRDTEKTQKLVAHLFEKNILATGITYPVVPRGEEEIRFQVTAAHTYKDITSGVLVALSQFPK from the coding sequence ATGCCCACAGAGAAGCTCGCTCACGTTTTCTCGGCAAAATTGCGAGAGCTTGGTGCTACTGGCACATTGAAAGGCAATGAACACGTCGTGTCCGCTGTCGTGCCAGCCAAAGACGGCACGGGACCACGCGTTATGCTTTTGGGGCACGGCGACAGAACATTCTTAAAGATGAATTCAAACTCCTATCTCGGGCTAGACTGCGACGAACGAGTCATCACAGCCGAGGTCGAGGCCACTCACCGCTTTGGTGTTGGCCCAGGAGCGGTGCGATTCATCTCCGGCACATCCACCCCTCATATTGAATTGGAGCGGGGACTCGCATCATTCCATGAGAGGGAAGACGCGATACTCTTTAGCTCCGCATATGCTGCTGTTCTTGGAACCTTGAATGCTCTCATCACTGACAAGACACTAGTGGTGAGCGATAAACTCAACCACAACAGTATCATCAATGCTGTTCGCCTCTCACGCCCTGTGAAGAGTGCCGTCTATCGTCACCTCGATATGAGTGAGCTTGCGTGGTCACTCGATCACTATGCTCACATGGCGAAACGCGCCTGCATTGTGACGGATGGAATCTTCAGTATGCGCGGCGATCATGCGCCACTTCACGAAATAATGGCAATCGCACGAGCCCATAATGACAAGTACGAGGAGGGGGTGTTCGTCGTCGTCGATGATTCACACGGCGTTGGAGCATTTGGGCCTACTGGCCGTGGCACCGAAGAATATGTCGGAGCGAAAGCAGATGTACTCATTGGCACCTTGGGTAAATCGTTTGGGGTCAATGGGGGGTATGTTGTGGCAGATGGCAGAACTGTTGCTTATTTGAAGGAAACAGCTCCTACCTACATCTATTCAAACCCTATAACTCCAGGCGAAGCGGCCGCCGCTTTGCGCGCCCTTCAGATCTTGGACGGTCTCGAGGGAATCGAACGCGTCAGAATAGCACGCACTTTGGCGGAGCATCTGCGCTTCGGGCTCGAAGCGCGTGGATTTGAAACGCTTGGAGATGAACACCCGATCGTTCCCCTACTCACACGAGACACAGAGAAAACACAGAAATTGGTGGCGCATCTCTTCGAAAAGAACATTCTCGCGACGGGCATCACATACCCAGTTGTGCCGAGGGGTGAAGAAGAGATTCGCTTCCAAGTCACGGCCGCACATACGTACAAAGATATTACAAGTGGAGTTCTTGTCGCACTTTCTCAATTTCCGAAGTAA
- the smpB gene encoding SsrA-binding protein SmpB: MALVSNKKAYHNYEIEEKLEAGIELLGHEVKSLKGGRGSLEGAYVITRGKETFLVNMNIPPYQVGNVDKEYDPYRLRKLLLNKREIATLLGVEKEKGLTIMPLSVYNKSNKIKVEIGIARGKKKYDKRETLKRRTAERDVEREAKSRLS; this comes from the coding sequence ATGGCGCTCGTGAGTAACAAAAAGGCATACCATAATTACGAAATCGAGGAAAAGCTCGAGGCGGGTATCGAATTGCTTGGTCACGAAGTAAAGTCTCTCAAAGGAGGTCGTGGTTCCCTTGAAGGGGCGTATGTAATCACGCGCGGAAAGGAGACCTTTTTGGTCAACATGAACATTCCTCCGTATCAGGTGGGAAATGTGGATAAGGAGTATGACCCCTATCGGCTTAGAAAGCTCTTGTTAAATAAGCGTGAAATTGCGACCCTGCTAGGTGTGGAAAAAGAAAAAGGCTTGACAATTATGCCTCTTTCGGTGTATAATAAGTCTAATAAGATAAAGGTTGAAATCGGTATTGCTCGTGGGAAGAAGAAGTATGACAAACGCGAAACACTGAAGCGCCGCACCGCAGAGCGCGATGTGGAAAGGGAAGCGAAGTCGCGCTTAAGCTAG
- a CDS encoding response regulator, producing MPEGIPEDKKILIVEDDLFLSDLLAKRLGKEGFHFAIKLDGETGLEEARKTHPNLILLDLLLPGMDGYEVLRQIKADPALKDTPVLIVSNLGQKDEVEKGMQLGAAGFLVKAHVDLDDIVAKIQQFLK from the coding sequence ATGCCCGAAGGAATCCCAGAAGACAAGAAAATACTGATAGTTGAAGATGATTTGTTTTTGAGCGACCTACTCGCGAAGCGTTTGGGTAAAGAGGGCTTTCACTTTGCCATCAAGTTAGACGGGGAGACAGGGTTGGAAGAGGCACGGAAAACACATCCGAACCTCATCCTGCTTGACCTCCTTCTTCCTGGCATGGACGGGTATGAGGTTCTGCGGCAGATCAAGGCTGATCCAGCACTTAAGGACACTCCCGTGCTTATCGTCTCCAATCTTGGCCAAAAGGACGAGGTTGAGAAGGGTATGCAGCTTGGTGCGGCGGGCTTCCTTGTTAAGGCCCACGTCGACCTAGACGATATTGTGGCAAAGATCCAGCAATTTCTTAAATAG
- a CDS encoding DUF1653 domain-containing protein produces MPHDIPPPEKRPEPGYYYHYKHDPNGPVNNYAYYIYGVGHHTEDNCRPEDAFMQVYRPLYEAYVYKNGRMFDLRPLHMFYELAERHGQKVERFTKITDPEVIALLREIKERMYSDE; encoded by the coding sequence ATGCCCCACGACATACCGCCGCCAGAAAAGCGTCCTGAACCAGGATACTATTACCATTACAAACACGATCCGAACGGACCTGTAAACAATTACGCATATTATATTTACGGGGTTGGTCATCATACTGAAGATAATTGTCGCCCCGAAGACGCATTCATGCAGGTGTATAGGCCGCTCTACGAAGCATATGTATACAAGAATGGTCGCATGTTTGATCTTCGCCCCCTGCATATGTTCTATGAACTAGCCGAACGGCATGGGCAAAAAGTGGAGCGCTTCACCAAGATTACTGATCCAGAGGTGATCGCTCTGCTTCGTGAGATTAAAGAGCGGATGTATTCTGACGAATAG
- a CDS encoding ATP-dependent metallopeptidase FtsH/Yme1/Tma family protein translates to MQSKEKNKGQKIGKRILKGVKDGSKSLSPRQGFFGNLLTTFVILLMIILATSLFITGENKTEEIAISQVAKDIQAGAVTKVVVEGEEITLTYKDETIRKSKKERETALSETLANYGVTTKELATIEVEIKKESGFLFWLLQVAPFLLPLILIVIFFWYVSRQVKGAGMQAFTFGQSKARMIDPDDKAQRVLFKDVAGVKEAKHELEEVVDFLRSPKKFLDIGARIPKGVLLMGAPGTGKTMLARAVAGEAKVPFFSISGSEFVEMFVGVGASRVRDLFKLAKKVAPAIVFIDEIDAVGRIRGTGMGGGHDEREQTLNQILVEMDGFEPNEKVIVMAATNRPDVLDPALLRPGRFDRRVILDLPDVHDREAILKIHAEKKPLAEDVNLHVIAERTPGFSGADLYSLMNEGAILAARHDRKTVTQHDLIRSIEKVMLGPERQSHLLTKKEKEITAYHEAGHALVASVLPYADPVHKISIVSRGHAGGYTLKLPLEERRLQSRREFLDDIAVSLGGYVAEEMIFGDITTGPSNDLQVGSALARDMVTKYGMSDGLGAVAYEESGGRSYLGRARGSADREYSEDISAKIDREVAKIVDNALQQVKDLLGEHRKVLESIAQELIRVETLERAEFESLLRKHGIEPKRKVEVVAETK, encoded by the coding sequence ATGCAAAGTAAGGAGAAAAATAAAGGCCAAAAGATAGGCAAAAGGATACTAAAGGGGGTCAAGGATGGTAGCAAGAGCCTGTCGCCAAGGCAGGGCTTTTTCGGTAATCTCCTCACGACCTTTGTCATTCTCCTCATGATTATTTTGGCGACCTCTCTTTTTATAACAGGGGAAAACAAAACAGAAGAAATCGCCATCTCCCAAGTTGCCAAAGATATTCAGGCGGGGGCTGTGACAAAAGTTGTTGTTGAGGGAGAAGAGATCACGCTCACATACAAAGACGAGACTATCAGAAAATCAAAAAAGGAACGCGAAACAGCGCTTTCAGAGACACTTGCTAATTACGGAGTCACCACAAAAGAGCTCGCTACTATCGAGGTTGAAATCAAAAAAGAATCGGGCTTTCTCTTTTGGCTCCTCCAAGTAGCACCTTTCCTGTTGCCACTCATACTTATTGTCATTTTCTTCTGGTACGTCTCGCGTCAGGTGAAGGGGGCTGGCATGCAGGCATTTACCTTTGGCCAATCAAAGGCGCGGATGATTGATCCAGACGACAAAGCGCAACGCGTGCTCTTCAAAGATGTTGCCGGGGTAAAAGAGGCCAAACATGAACTCGAAGAAGTCGTAGACTTCTTGAGGAGTCCGAAAAAATTCCTCGACATTGGTGCGCGCATTCCCAAGGGCGTGCTCCTCATGGGTGCTCCAGGCACAGGCAAGACCATGCTCGCGCGTGCAGTTGCGGGTGAAGCAAAGGTGCCCTTTTTCTCCATCTCCGGTTCAGAATTTGTAGAAATGTTTGTCGGTGTCGGTGCTTCTCGAGTACGAGATCTCTTTAAGTTGGCAAAGAAAGTTGCTCCCGCAATTGTTTTTATCGATGAGATCGACGCAGTCGGGCGCATCCGCGGTACGGGAATGGGTGGTGGGCATGACGAGCGCGAGCAGACACTGAACCAGATTCTAGTTGAGATGGACGGCTTTGAACCAAACGAGAAGGTGATCGTGATGGCCGCAACCAACCGACCAGATGTGCTTGACCCGGCACTCCTTCGTCCTGGTCGTTTCGATCGTCGCGTAATTCTCGACCTCCCCGATGTACATGATCGTGAAGCGATCTTGAAAATCCATGCAGAAAAAAAGCCACTTGCAGAAGACGTGAACCTCCACGTGATTGCCGAACGCACCCCGGGCTTCTCTGGAGCAGATCTCTATTCGCTTATGAACGAAGGAGCTATTCTCGCTGCGCGTCATGACAGAAAGACAGTGACACAGCACGACCTTATTCGATCCATCGAAAAGGTCATGTTGGGACCGGAACGCCAAAGCCACCTCCTTACAAAGAAAGAAAAAGAAATCACTGCATATCACGAAGCGGGTCATGCGCTCGTCGCTTCAGTACTTCCCTACGCAGACCCTGTGCACAAGATTTCTATTGTTTCGCGTGGACATGCTGGTGGGTACACGTTGAAGCTTCCCCTCGAAGAAAGGCGTCTTCAGTCACGTCGCGAATTTCTTGATGATATTGCCGTCTCGCTCGGTGGATACGTTGCCGAAGAGATGATCTTTGGTGATATAACAACTGGGCCGTCTAACGACCTTCAGGTTGGGTCCGCACTTGCTCGTGACATGGTTACAAAGTATGGCATGTCAGACGGATTGGGTGCCGTGGCTTATGAAGAATCGGGTGGCCGTTCATACTTAGGTCGTGCGCGCGGAAGCGCCGATCGAGAATATTCCGAAGATATTTCTGCAAAGATCGATAGAGAAGTCGCCAAAATCGTTGACAACGCCTTACAACAGGTGAAAGATCTTTTGGGGGAACACCGGAAAGTATTGGAGTCCATCGCTCAAGAACTTATTCGGGTTGAGACGCTTGAACGTGCTGAATTTGAATCTCTCCTCCGCAAGCACGGCATAGAACCTAAAAGAAAAGTTGAGGTGGTGGCAGAAACAAAGTAG
- a CDS encoding GIY-YIG nuclease family protein — MYFVYMMKNSINKLYVGITQNPDARARHHNEQRGAKFTKYKTDFGIVFLEKYTTLAEARKREIQIKKWRREKKENLIERYSQGLPTKMSQVSKE, encoded by the coding sequence ATGTATTTTGTCTATATGATGAAAAACTCAATAAATAAATTATATGTTGGGATCACTCAAAATCCTGACGCGAGAGCCAGACATCATAATGAACAACGCGGAGCAAAATTTACAAAATACAAAACTGATTTTGGTATAGTTTTTCTGGAAAAATACACCACTCTCGCGGAAGCACGAAAACGAGAAATACAAATCAAAAAGTGGCGACGAGAAAAGAAAGAAAATCTGATTGAGCGATACAGCCAAGGATTGCCGACAAAAATGTCGCAGGTTTCCAAAGAGTGA